In the genome of Candidatus Electrothrix rattekaaiensis, the window AAAACATTTTCACGAAGACCTCAGAGTTAAAAAACTCAATAATACTGATGTAGAAGTTGTCTTTTTGAACGGGTAAGACCTATTAGAGGGCAGGTTGCCCAACCTGCCTAATTTTTTTCTTTTGCAATTAAAGTACTTCGGTAATAAAAATGCTCCGAACGGCTCTGAAAAAACCTGATGAATTCACGGTCACTTTTGAACTTGTGCCTCGTCAGGGTTTTGACGGCAAACAGGTCGATCCTCTGCTGGATTTTGCACAACAGGCAAAAGAGGACGGCAGGATCAAGGCACTCTCTATCACGGATAATCCTGGAGGGAATCCTGCTCTGGCACCGGTTGCCATCGGTACGGAGCTTGTTGAAATAGGTATAGAGCCCCTTATTCATTTTTCCCTCAAAGACAAGAATCGTAATCAGCTCGGTAGTCATATCTACCTCTATCAACGCCTGCGCCTCCGCTCTCTGCTGGTTATGGGCGGTGATTTTCCGAGACCTGGGTATTATTACGGTCAGGGAAAACCGGTGTACGATCTGGACACTATCCAAGTTCTTCAGCTCCTGAAGGACATGGAGAACGGGCGTTATCCAGACAGAAGCGATAAGCGGCGGAACCAGTATCCAACTCCGAGTATCTTCAAAGGCTGTGTGGTCTCGCCGTTTAAGGCTACGGAAGCCGAACAGGTCTGGCAGTATTCCAAACTGCTCCATAAAATACAGGCCGGAGCTGATTTTGTTATTACCCAGGTCGGCTTTGATATCCGTAAATTTGAGGAACTGGTTGAATTTCTTAATGAGCAGGAAATAAAGATCCCCCTGCTTGCCAATGTCTTTATCCCCAGCTTACCTTTGGCCCGCGCCTTGGCAGCCGGAAAAATTCCCGGCATCCTCTTGCCCGACAACTTAGTGACCAGAATGGAGGCCGAGGCCGCAGCCGGTGCGACTCACGCCCGCTTGGACAGGGCTGCATTCATGATCAGCCGTTTAAAAAAATGCGGTTATCAAGGAGTTCATCTTGGCGGGTCCAATCTCCCGTTTAAGGATGTCGCCTATGTGCTGGACAGGGTAGAACAGCTGGATAGAGAGGGGCTCCCGGATAATGCAGACTATGATTTTCCGATACCTGGAACCTGGTATTATTTTCAGCATTCTTTGGCGGAGAACAAGGAGGAAAAGAAAAAAAAGGTTGCTGAGCCTCTTGCCCCTGGTACTGTTCTCGGTATGACCTGGATGCACAGGCTTGGGCATGCCCTTCTTTTTACAGACCAATATTTTACCGGCAAGCTCTTTGCCCATTTCTGCCTGTTCTGCGCTCAAGGCCAGTATCGGCTCAATTGCCTGCTTTGGCTGGAGAAGACCGTTAAACGCTTGGTGTATAACTGCCAAATGTGCGGTGAATGCACCTTGTATCACTCTGCTTTTCTCTGTCCGCAATGGCATTGTCCGAAACGGCTGGTGAACGGACCCTGCGGCGGCAGTAATCAGGGGCGATGCGAGGTTCATCCTGAGCGTTTCTGCTTTTGGGTTCGGGTGTATAATCGTCTGGATAACCGGACTACACTCGCCTCTCTTGTTGATCCTCCTCATCTGCCGCCGAAAGATTGGCGTCGGGAAAAGACCTCGTCCTGGGTAAACTTTTTTTCTGATCAGTTGAAAGAAGAAGACTGACCTGCTTGATTTCCGATTCCCTGCTCTCCTGCTCTCCGGCAGCTTGCCTATCCTGGCAAGCTGCCTTTTTTTGGAAAAAATATTGCAATATTTTTTGAAAGTTGTATTTATTCATAATTGTTACCCCCGTCCTTTCCCTCCTTTTCACAAACAGCAGCAGCGTTTTATATGAAGAATATACCGATAGCTCATCGTCGTGATGCCGACCAAACGGAACAATTTGTTCTTGAGCACCTGCAAGAGGTTTCAGCAATCTGTGGCAGGCTTTCCCGAAAAGCAGGTGTTGAGGAAGCAGGTCGTCTGCTGGGTCTGCTGCATGATTTTGGCAAATACAGCAAAGATTTTCAGGATTACATCAAGTCGGCAACCGGTATGCTCAACCCGGATATTGACAACGAATATGTTGATGCCAAGGCCCTGAAGGGCAAGATTGATCACTCTACTGCCGGTGCTCAATGGATTTGGCAGCGGTTCAACGAGTACGGACCGCAAGGAAAGTTGGTCGGCCAGATGCTCGCGGTTTGTCTCGCCTCGCATCACGGCGGGCTGTTGGATTGTCTGAAGGTGGACGGGAAGAACGGTTTTCAAAAACGAATCCGCAAAGAAGACACAAAGACCAATCTTCAGGAATGTCTTCATGGGGCTGATAATGAAGTGATGGAGCAGCTTGAGCGACTTTCTGGCAAAGAGTTTCTTGAGAACTTCTGGGCACATGTCGTGAAAATTGTTGCGCCGGAAAAGAAAAAATCACCCGTTATTCAGCAGTTCCGGCTCGGTTTGTTTACCAGATTTCTCTTTAGCTGCCTGATTGATGCCGACCGTATGGACAGTGCGGATTTTGAAGATCCAACAAAAGCGGAAGCCCGTTCAGCGGGAGCAGTGGACTGGCAGCCTGCCGTTGATAGAATGGAAGCAAAAAACGCAAGTTTTTCTATCCGTAATGAAATTGACACAGTCCGACGGGAAATTTCTGAGCAATGTCAAAAACGGGCGGAAGAAGAGCAGGGGATTTATACGCTCACCGTGCCTACCGGCGGTGGCAAGACCTTTGCCAGTATGCGCTACGCCCTACATCATGCAAAGAAACATAATCTTGAACATATCATTTACATCATTCCTTTCACCTCTATCATTGAACAGAATGCCGAGGAAATACGAAAGGTTCTTGAGCAGGAAGGTGATAAATTTCCGTGGGTGCTGGAGCATCACTCAAGCCTTGAGCCGGAAGAACAAGACTGGCGGACAAAGCTTATTACGGAAAACTGGGACGCTCCGGTTATTTTTACAACGATGGTTCAGTTCCTTGAGGTACTGTTCGGCGGTGGCACTCGTGGTGCCCGACGGATGCACACCCTTGCAAACTCGGTGTTGATTTTTGATGAAATCCAGAGCCTGCCGGTCAACTGCGTTCATCTTTTTTGCAATGCCCTGCAATTCCTTGTTGATCATACCGGAACCACAGCCGTGCTTTGCACAGCTACCCAACCCCTGCTGAATGATCTCAGAAATTCTGGCAAGGGCCAGCTCACTATTCCAGAGGGTCACGAGTTGGTTGACAACATGACCGCCGTTTTTGAGCAACTCAAAAGGGTGGAAATCAACAATCAGGTGCGAACACCGGGATGGTCTGAAGAGGAAATCGCCGAACTTGCCTTGGAAGAGCTGGAAGAAAAAGGCAATTGTCTGGTTGTGGTGAATACCAAAAAATGGGCGAGGAAGCTCTATGAACGCTGTGCGGATGAGCTTGATGAGGGGACGATCTTTCATCTCAGCACCAGCCTTTGCCCGGCTCATCGAAAAGAAATATTCGCTAAGGTACGCAAACGTCTTGATGAGGAATTGCCCGTGCTCTGCATCAGCACTCAGCTTATTGAAGCCGGGGTGGATGTGGATTTTAACTCGGTCATCCGTTTCCTGGCCGGGCTTGACTCCATTGCCCAGGCAGCAGGACGCTGCAACCGTAACGGCAACCTGCCGACTGCCGAGGTCTTTGTGGTTAACCCGCAGGAAGAACAGATCAATATGCTGAAGGATATCGAAATCGGACGGGACAAAGCGTTACGTATTTTTTCAGAAGCAAAAGATGGCAATCTGCTTGACCCTGAAGTCATGAGTCAATACTTTCGCTATTATTTTTATGAACGGGCAGACATGATGTCCTACCCGCTAACAGAGAAACAGGCAGGCAGAGCAGATACTCTCCTCAATTTGCTCGGCGACAATCAGCTGAATACCGGGCGGACAACCAACTCTATTATGCTTCAACAATCATTCAAAACAGCTGGTCGGGCCTTCAAGGCCATTGATGCTCCGACGCAGGCGGTGATTGTCCCGTATGGCAAGGGGAAGGAGATTATAGCTAATCTTTGCGCGGAGTATGAACCGTCCAAGGCGTATGACCTGCTGAAGCAGGCCCAGCAGTACAGCGTCAATGTCTTCCCCAATGTCTGGAGAAAGCTGAAAGAGGTGCAGGCGGTTTATCCTGCACGGGAGGGTGAAGAAATTTACTGTCTGCATGAGCAGTATTATAATGAAAATTTCGGGCTGTCTACAGAAGTGGTCAGCGGCATGGGTACCTCTATCGTGTAAAATTTTCAAAATTCCATATTGACATGACTATTCAGAAATGTTAGTAAATAAGTAACAATACCTGCCACGCCTCTTTCTAATGCGCACCCCGGCGGGTTTTTTAAGGCGAAAATCAATTTTCACTTCACGATAGTTTACTTGTTACAAATCTAATTGTGAGCATAAACCAAGAAGGGTAATATGTACAAACAAACGATCAGCCTTGCCAATGGCAATAGATTGAAAAACATTCCTATGACCGAAACAACTTGAAAATTACCAGATAACATTGCAAACAAGAGGAGGTGAATAGAATGAAGAAACAATGAACCGCCCCGTCCAAGGGACGGGGAATCAATCCAGATGCATCACAATAAGAAGTTCGCTGAGTTAAAGCCGGCAAGCAAGACGCAGCACTTTCTTATTCCATTAAACGTGTGAGATAATCGCACTGATAAGTATAAAACGGTTCTCATTCATGAATACCCTTTTATGCGATTTCAGTCAATCATATTATCTTGTGCCAAAGTTAAATGTAACGCATTTATTTTATATGGTAAAATATTCAAGAGAAGCAATTCTTGCATTTTCGGCAAGCCTGTTGGCAGGAATCCTGATTGAATGCATTAAGGTTCTGATACATTATTTATAACTGACTGAATGGAGGTATTTTTAGTTAGCACAAGCAGCAAGTCGCCCCTTGTCAGAGGGGCGTGGATTGAAACACGATGGTTTATTTGTAGAAGTCAACTATAATTATCGCCCCCGGAAACGGGGGCATTTTTTTGACAAGTCATCCAGGATATCCCTCCCTTTTGTCTGAAAATATTGACGAATTATATTGAAATATTTTTCAATAGTTGTATCTATATGAACAGCACATCTTTTCCTGTTGTTATCCAAAGCACACAAACTGACTTTTTATCTGGTCATTCAACGACAGGTAGGGAGGATCTCTCTCCCGTTTTATTCTTCAATACATCACATCATTGCGCATACTTTCTTTGCATCGGCTATAAGGTGACAATATGAGAAACAGCATCAGTTTTCGACTTTGGGGACGTTACGCCCTGTTTACCGACCCGGTGACCAAGACCGGCGGCGAAAAATGTTCCTACCATGTGCCGACTTATGAGGCCATCAAGGGCGTTTTGAAGTCCATCTACTGGAAACCCACCATTATCTGGCATGTGGATAAAATCCGGGTGATGAAGCAGATAAAAACACAGACCAAGGGAACTAAACCGCTGGTTTGGGGCGGAGGAAATTCCCTGGCGATTTATACCTTTCTTCATGATGTGGAGTATCAGGTCAAGGCTCATTTTGAATGGAACGAACACCGCCCGGAACTTGCCAAAGACCGCGTTGACGGCAAGCATTACAGTATTGCTCAACGGATGCTGGAGAAAGGAGGACGGCAAGATATCTTTCTTGGTGTTCGTGACTGCCAAGCCTATGTCGAGCCGTGCGAATTCAATAATCAAGAGGAGAAGGGTTTCTATGATGATGTCCCCGAACTCGCTTTCGGCATGATGTTCCACGGGTTTGATTATCCCGATGAAACAGGAACCGATGAACTGGGCAGTCGTTTCTGGCAACCAGTCATGCGCAAGGGCATCCTGGAGTTTCCCCGACCGGAAGGGTGTACGGTTCGGCGGTTTGTCCGCAAGATGGCTGCAAAGGAATTTGCCTTGGATGAAAATATGCGCCCGGTGGAACAAGAGGAGGCTGCGTTATGAGTTGGCTGGCCCAATTACATAAGACCTATGAACAAGGATTGACGATTGACCAATCTGCTGCGCCGTTTGAAAAAAGGCTCATGCCCGTAAGCCATACTCTGCAAAATGCCCATATCAACATTGTGATAGATGAGCAGGGAAATTTTAAACGAGCTGCTGTCCTTGAAAAAACACAGATTGTTCTGCCAGCAACAGAAAAGTCGGCAGGCAGAAGCAGCGGCGAAGCACCCCATCCGTTGGCTGATAAAATTCAATACGTTGCCAAGGATTATGCTGAATACGGAGGCAGGAAAAAACCGTATTTTGAAGGCTATGAAAAGCAGCTTGCCAACTGGTGCGATTCTCCTTGTTCGCATCCAAAGGCATGTGCTGTGCATACCTATATTAAGAAAGGACAGGTTGTTGCAGATTTGATAGCGCATCATATTCTCCATGTTGATGAACAAGGCCAGCTCCTTGAAACATGGTCTGGTGATGTCACCCCGGAAAATCCGGAACCGTTGATTTTTAAGGTTCTTCCTAAAACCAAAGGGGAAACTGAACAGGGGAATGCCTTGGTGTGCTGGTCCGTTGAAAAAGAAGGAGATGCCGACAGTAAGACCTGGACAGATCAAAGTTTGCATCAAAGCTGGGCTGATTTCGACGGAATGGCGGAAGGAGCCAAAGGACTGTGTTTTATTTTAGGTCAGGAAGAAAAATTGACAGCCAGCCATCCGGCAAAGTTGCGCCATACCGGTGACAAGGCAAAGCTTATTTCAGCCAATGACATGGCTGGCTTTACCTTTCGGGGACGGTTTACGGATACTAAAAAGAGTATTGAAGCCGGGGGAAGTCAGGCTGTCGGTATCAGTCTGGAGGTAACTCAGAAGGCACACAATGCTCTGCGCTGGCTTATCTCGCGCCAAGGCTTTCGCAACGGAGATCAGGTTTATGTTTCCTGGGCAGTCTCCGGGAAAAAAATCCCTGAGCCTCTGGCGGATACTTGGTCTTTACTTGCCACCTCTGAAATTACCAAACAGCCGGAAGCAGAACAGGAAGAAGAGCATCAGGTTGATCATACGATAGATGCAGGAGATAATTTCGCCCATAAACTTAGTAAATATATTGCCGGATACCGTCAGGAACTTGAGGTGAATGAACAGATCGTGGTCATGGGTTTGGATTCAGCCACTCCCGGACGCATGGGCATTATCTATTATCGGGAACTGCTTGCCAGCGAGTTTCTGGATCGTCTCCATGATTGGCATGATCAATTCGCGTGGCCCCAGCGTCATACGCAGGAGCTTCCTGATCCTAATGGCAGAAAAAAGCCCGGCAGAAAAACAATCTGGCCGGTAAGCTGTCCGATCCCGAGAGTTATTGCTGAGGCTGCCTACGGCGATATTCTCAAAAGTAATGATACGTTAAAAAAGAGTCTGCTGGAGCGAATACTGCCCTGCATTGTTGATGGTCGCTCTTTTCCGAAAGATATTATGCTGTCGGCAGTGCGCCGAGCCAGTAATCGTAATAACTGTGACCATTGGGAATGGGAAAGAAACCTTGGGGTGGCCTGCGCTCTGTTCAAGGGCTATTACGAGCGTCATACAAAGACGAATAAAAGGAGAAGATACAACATGGCATTGGAAAAAGACAGGACAGCAAGAGATTATCTGTACGGCAGACTGCTGGCCGTTGCCGAAAAAATTGAGGAGGTTGCCCTAAATGTCGGTGGAGAAAAAAGACCGACTAATGCAGCCAGACTGATGCAGCGTTTTTCAGACCGCCCATTTTCCACATGGTTGACGATTGAAAAAAATTTACAGCCATATATGCAGCGATTACAGGGAAGCAGAGCAGGCTTTTTGACTAACCGCAAAAAAGAGCTGGATGAAATTCATGCTGCCTTTGTTGCCGATGATTTTACCAGTGATAAGTCGCTGACCGGTGAATTCCTCTTGGGCTACCATTGCCAACGGATGGATCTCCGCAAGAAGAGTGAAAGTGAACCAAGTGAGAAAGATAAAAAGAATGATTGATTGGAGAATACTATGAGCTTGGAAAATAAAATTGATTTTGCCGTGATTTTAAGTGTAAAACATGCCAATCCCAACGGAGATCCGCTGAACGGCAACCGCCCCAGAGTGGACTATGAAGGCTACGGAGAGATCAGTGATGTCTGCCTGAAACGAAAAATTCGGGACCGTTTACAGGATAATCAACAGCCGATTTTTGTGCAGTCGGATGAAAAGAAAATCGACGGTATGCCCAGCCTCAAGGCCAGAGCCGAGTCCGAGGAGTTCGGCTTGGGTAAGGATGCCTTTAACAGCAAGAAGACCGCTCTTGGTCAGGCGGCAAAGCTTGCCTGTGCAAAATGGCTGGATGTTCGCACTTTTGGCCAGCTTTTCGCCTTTAAAGGCAGCGGAAAAGACGGGGTGTCTATTCCCATTCGCGGGCCAGTGTCCATTCAATCAGCCTTCAGCGTTGAGCCGGTCAGTGTAACCAGTACCCAGATCACCAAGAGCGTCAGCGGCGAGGGAGACGGCACTAAGAAAGGTTCAGACACTATGGGCATGAAGCACAGAGTCGATAAAGCAGTCTATGTCACCTACGGCAGTATGAATCCTCAGCTCTCGGAACGCACCGGTTTTAACAACGATGACGCGGAAACCATTAAGTCAGTCCTGCCAAAACTCTTTGAAGGCGATGCCTCTTCTGCTCGACCGGAGGGAAGTATGGCTATTGAAAAGGTGATTTGGTGGCAGCATAACTGTAAATCAGGGCAATATTCATCGGCCAAGGTGCATCGTACCTTGACGGTACATCCCGACGGTAGTTTTGATCTTGAGAATCTAAAAGGTTTAGAGCCGCAAATTATTGAGGGGTTTTAAGCTCTACCATGCCCCACTACCTCCAAACCCTCGATCCCGACCTCCGCGCAGCCCTCCACACCCAGCTGCGAGACCTCTGGACCCACACCTCCACGGCCCTGGAGGGCAACACCCTTACCCTGGGTGATACCGCCTTTGTCCTGCGGGAAGGGCTGACCGTTGCTGGCAAACCGCTCAAGGACCATCAAGAGGTGGTGGGGCATGCACGGGCAATTGATCTGTTGTACGAGTATCTTGCACCGGACCGCATCTTTGGGCAGGAGGATCTGTTCACCCTGCACAAGGCGGTACAGACCGAGGCGGTGTTTGATTATTATAAACCCGTGGGTTCCTGGAAAAACGAACCCAACTCCACCGCCGGGACAGTGGATGGCAAGCAGGTGATTTTTGAATACGCATCCCCTGCCCACATCCCGGTTCTGATGGAAAGCTGGTTTGTTTTGTATCGGGATTGGATAGAGAAAATAGAGGCTGAGCCGGATACCACATACATTGCGGACATTGCCCTGACCGCCTATGTCCAGCTCCACTCGTCCTTTGTCCGTATCCATCCTTTTGCAGACGGTAACGGTCGCTTGGCCCGATTGGTCGCTAACCTGCCCGTGCTTGGGGCTGGGCTGCCGCCGATCATCATTCCAAGGGAACAGCGTAAAGAATATATCGACGCCCTGTCAGTATGGCATTTTGCTGCCGGGCAGATCAAAGCTGGTGAGAAATTGCTGCCGGAGCCGGATAACCTGGAACCGTTTACAGAGCTGTGCAGACAGGCGTGGCAGGCCACGATAGAATTGGTTGAGGAAGTGCGGAAGAGGCAGGAGGAACGATTAACAAGCAGAAACTAAGCCGGGTGCCGTAGGGGCGAACCTGTGTGTTCGCCCTGTTATTCCGGGCAGACACGCAGGTCTGCCCCTACAGTTCCTCATCCCGTTCACCTGTAAAGTAGGCCAGAATATCATCCGGTAACGGATCTAAAAAGTCATCCCCGAGCTTCCAGTCAGGGTACTTTTTCGCAGCCAACCCGACCGGTCGCTTTTCAAACGTCTCCTGTTGAATCTCACATTGAGCGGGTGCAGTTTTATGAAATTTGATATATATTAGCCACACCATCACCAAAGAGTAACAGTATTCGTTGTTTCAGCTTGGTAATACCGTCAAAAACATATTTAACCCGGTTTCCAACAGTGATTTTGATACGACTGATTCCGCCCATTAACTGAAAAATCCAGCGCAAAGTAGGTGTCTGAGTAGGCTGGTTAATTTGATTAGGAACGGTTTCCTGCTGTTCAGCTAACCGATTACGCATTCGTCTTTCTGCTATCCCGTAAACTAACAGTGAAAGCACCATGACCATAAGTAATGCAGAAATTCGAGACGGTTTTTTTAAAAATAAGGAGGAAGCAAAAAATAAAGGATCCTTCAGAAAACGGAACCCTTGTTCCGCATGGTTTTGTTCCTTATAGGCATAGAGAACTTCCTGTACAGACAGATGTTCTTCATGGATATTAGTGCCTATGATATAACATGCAGCTACTTTTTGCAGTCGATCCACTTTGTCGCTGTCAAGCTGTGCTGCTAAAACTATCTGATAATCAATTGCGACAGGTTGTTCACCTTTTTTCGGACGTCCTTTCCCTTTGTACTGTTTATGTTCTATGATTTCATACGATGATAGGCTGTGGGTCTTCCATCTGCCGGCTAATTTCTCGCCCGCTT includes:
- the cas7c gene encoding type I-C CRISPR-associated protein Cas7/Csd2, translated to MSLENKIDFAVILSVKHANPNGDPLNGNRPRVDYEGYGEISDVCLKRKIRDRLQDNQQPIFVQSDEKKIDGMPSLKARAESEEFGLGKDAFNSKKTALGQAAKLACAKWLDVRTFGQLFAFKGSGKDGVSIPIRGPVSIQSAFSVEPVSVTSTQITKSVSGEGDGTKKGSDTMGMKHRVDKAVYVTYGSMNPQLSERTGFNNDDAETIKSVLPKLFEGDASSARPEGSMAIEKVIWWQHNCKSGQYSSAKVHRTLTVHPDGSFDLENLKGLEPQIIEGF
- a CDS encoding methylenetetrahydrofolate reductase C-terminal domain-containing protein; protein product: MLRTALKKPDEFTVTFELVPRQGFDGKQVDPLLDFAQQAKEDGRIKALSITDNPGGNPALAPVAIGTELVEIGIEPLIHFSLKDKNRNQLGSHIYLYQRLRLRSLLVMGGDFPRPGYYYGQGKPVYDLDTIQVLQLLKDMENGRYPDRSDKRRNQYPTPSIFKGCVVSPFKATEAEQVWQYSKLLHKIQAGADFVITQVGFDIRKFEELVEFLNEQEIKIPLLANVFIPSLPLARALAAGKIPGILLPDNLVTRMEAEAAAGATHARLDRAAFMISRLKKCGYQGVHLGGSNLPFKDVAYVLDRVEQLDREGLPDNADYDFPIPGTWYYFQHSLAENKEEKKKKVAEPLAPGTVLGMTWMHRLGHALLFTDQYFTGKLFAHFCLFCAQGQYRLNCLLWLEKTVKRLVYNCQMCGECTLYHSAFLCPQWHCPKRLVNGPCGGSNQGRCEVHPERFCFWVRVYNRLDNRTTLASLVDPPHLPPKDWRREKTSSWVNFFSDQLKEED
- the cas8c gene encoding type I-C CRISPR-associated protein Cas8c/Csd1; the protein is MSWLAQLHKTYEQGLTIDQSAAPFEKRLMPVSHTLQNAHINIVIDEQGNFKRAAVLEKTQIVLPATEKSAGRSSGEAPHPLADKIQYVAKDYAEYGGRKKPYFEGYEKQLANWCDSPCSHPKACAVHTYIKKGQVVADLIAHHILHVDEQGQLLETWSGDVTPENPEPLIFKVLPKTKGETEQGNALVCWSVEKEGDADSKTWTDQSLHQSWADFDGMAEGAKGLCFILGQEEKLTASHPAKLRHTGDKAKLISANDMAGFTFRGRFTDTKKSIEAGGSQAVGISLEVTQKAHNALRWLISRQGFRNGDQVYVSWAVSGKKIPEPLADTWSLLATSEITKQPEAEQEEEHQVDHTIDAGDNFAHKLSKYIAGYRQELEVNEQIVVMGLDSATPGRMGIIYYRELLASEFLDRLHDWHDQFAWPQRHTQELPDPNGRKKPGRKTIWPVSCPIPRVIAEAAYGDILKSNDTLKKSLLERILPCIVDGRSFPKDIMLSAVRRASNRNNCDHWEWERNLGVACALFKGYYERHTKTNKRRRYNMALEKDRTARDYLYGRLLAVAEKIEEVALNVGGEKRPTNAARLMQRFSDRPFSTWLTIEKNLQPYMQRLQGSRAGFLTNRKKELDEIHAAFVADDFTSDKSLTGEFLLGYHCQRMDLRKKSESEPSEKDKKND
- a CDS encoding Fic family protein, encoding MPHYLQTLDPDLRAALHTQLRDLWTHTSTALEGNTLTLGDTAFVLREGLTVAGKPLKDHQEVVGHARAIDLLYEYLAPDRIFGQEDLFTLHKAVQTEAVFDYYKPVGSWKNEPNSTAGTVDGKQVIFEYASPAHIPVLMESWFVLYRDWIEKIEAEPDTTYIADIALTAYVQLHSSFVRIHPFADGNGRLARLVANLPVLGAGLPPIIIPREQRKEYIDALSVWHFAAGQIKAGEKLLPEPDNLEPFTELCRQAWQATIELVEEVRKRQEERLTSRN
- the cas5c gene encoding type I-C CRISPR-associated protein Cas5c encodes the protein MRNSISFRLWGRYALFTDPVTKTGGEKCSYHVPTYEAIKGVLKSIYWKPTIIWHVDKIRVMKQIKTQTKGTKPLVWGGGNSLAIYTFLHDVEYQVKAHFEWNEHRPELAKDRVDGKHYSIAQRMLEKGGRQDIFLGVRDCQAYVEPCEFNNQEEKGFYDDVPELAFGMMFHGFDYPDETGTDELGSRFWQPVMRKGILEFPRPEGCTVRRFVRKMAAKEFALDENMRPVEQEEAAL
- the cas3 gene encoding CRISPR-associated helicase Cas3', whose translation is MKNIPIAHRRDADQTEQFVLEHLQEVSAICGRLSRKAGVEEAGRLLGLLHDFGKYSKDFQDYIKSATGMLNPDIDNEYVDAKALKGKIDHSTAGAQWIWQRFNEYGPQGKLVGQMLAVCLASHHGGLLDCLKVDGKNGFQKRIRKEDTKTNLQECLHGADNEVMEQLERLSGKEFLENFWAHVVKIVAPEKKKSPVIQQFRLGLFTRFLFSCLIDADRMDSADFEDPTKAEARSAGAVDWQPAVDRMEAKNASFSIRNEIDTVRREISEQCQKRAEEEQGIYTLTVPTGGGKTFASMRYALHHAKKHNLEHIIYIIPFTSIIEQNAEEIRKVLEQEGDKFPWVLEHHSSLEPEEQDWRTKLITENWDAPVIFTTMVQFLEVLFGGGTRGARRMHTLANSVLIFDEIQSLPVNCVHLFCNALQFLVDHTGTTAVLCTATQPLLNDLRNSGKGQLTIPEGHELVDNMTAVFEQLKRVEINNQVRTPGWSEEEIAELALEELEEKGNCLVVVNTKKWARKLYERCADELDEGTIFHLSTSLCPAHRKEIFAKVRKRLDEELPVLCISTQLIEAGVDVDFNSVIRFLAGLDSIAQAAGRCNRNGNLPTAEVFVVNPQEEQINMLKDIEIGRDKALRIFSEAKDGNLLDPEVMSQYFRYYFYERADMMSYPLTEKQAGRADTLLNLLGDNQLNTGRTTNSIMLQQSFKTAGRAFKAIDAPTQAVIVPYGKGKEIIANLCAEYEPSKAYDLLKQAQQYSVNVFPNVWRKLKEVQAVYPAREGEEIYCLHEQYYNENFGLSTEVVSGMGTSIV